A genomic window from Pecten maximus chromosome 4, xPecMax1.1, whole genome shotgun sequence includes:
- the LOC117325076 gene encoding heparan sulfate glucosamine 3-O-sulfotransferase 1-like: protein MTDKIPGFTWMKGLLKEVAPEKKVMTVYYKAVPQDDVSPPTSPNSTSTCLRFSRFRLVTFLVVAVLAILFVTLSCLNGGWDPRGSVCLTPTDSVLVHSDVTTHSPLARQVLPHCIIIGVRKAGTRAVLQYLQLHPDVAVAGYEVHFFDDNVNYSQGLNFYRRQMPYSLKHQLTIEKTPAYFHTLKVPERVAKMNNSIKLILVVRQPVQRLISSYVQLASKKDHFPTFEEKVIDPDNDEVNENFKPVKRSLYYIFMNRWLKHFRLDQIHIVDGDVLIHNPFQEIYNVETFLGLEHKISKDTFTFNRTKGFYCLKLDDELGKRTKCLSKSKGRKHPPVDPEVLLKLRRYYKSANDLFFQQVHRRFKWS from the coding sequence GAGGTGGCTCCTGAGAAAAAGGTAATGACTGTCTACTACAAAGCTGTTCCCCAGGACGATGTCTCACCCCCAACCTCACCCAACTCTACCTCCACCTGTCTTCGCTTCTCCCGCTTCCGATTGGTTACATTCTTAGTGGTAGCAGTATTGGCAATTCTGTTTGTGACACTTTCGTGTCTGAATGGAGGCTGGGATCCCCGAGGAAGTGTATGCCTCACACCAACTGACTCAGTGCTGGTTCACAGTGACGTTACTACCCACAGTCCTCTGGCCCGACAGGTGCTCCCACACTGTATCATCATCGGGGTGAGGAAAGCTGGTACCAGGGCAGTGTTGCAGTATCTCCAGCTTCACCCTGATGTCGCAGTTGCCGGGTATGAGGTGCATTTCTTTGACGATAACGTCAATTACAGTCAAGGGTTAAACTTCTATCGCAGACAGATGCCCTACTCCCTAAAACATCAGCTGACTATTGAAAAGACACCGGCTTATTTTCATACCTTAAAAGTTCCAGAGAGAGTTGCCAAAATGAATAATTCCATTAAGTTGATACTTGTGGTCAGACAACCAGTACAGCGACTGATATCAAGTTATGTTCAACTTGCATCGAAAAAAGACCATTTTCCAACATTTGAGGAAAAGGTGATTGACCCTGACAATGATGAAGTGAACGAAAACTTTAAACCAGTAAAACGCTCgctatattatatttttatgaaCAGGTGGCTTAAACACTTCCGACTTGACCAGATTCATATTGTGGATGGTGATGTGCTGATTCATAATCCATTTCAGGAAATCTATAATGTGGAAACATTTCTTGGCTTGGAGCATAAAATATCAAAGGATACATTTACCTTTAATCGAACTAAGGGTTTCTATTGTCTGAAACTTGATGATGAACTTGGTAAGAGAACCAAGTGTCTGTCAAAGAGCAAGGGACGCAAACATCCTCCAGTCGATCCAGAGGTCCTCCTTAAACTACGCAGATATTACAAGTCTGCTAATGATCTGTTCTTTCAGCAAGTTCATCGGAGATTTAAATGGTCTTAG